The window TAGGGGTGGATTTATTGGAAGTAAATGTTTTAAATATTGCTTGGCTAATCTGTATATTCCATGTTTTTAGGGGGTTGGGAAAATTCGACCCTTTTTGTATTGTGCCATTATTCAAAGCCATTGCTTTTTTGAAAGCGGGAATATTGGGCATTTTGCCCTTTGCAAGCTCAATTATACCTGCGGTTTCCGCAGCAGGAAGGCTTCTTGTGACAGCAGTTAAATAACTAAGAAACTTTTCTTCCGAAATAGAGGTGTTTCTTAAGTATTCCATTAGAAATTTCCCGGCTTCTACTGATCTGGTATCTGAAAATATCAAGGCCACCATTTCTTTTTCAAAACCTGACCAATTTTTTGCAGCCATTTCAGTTAGAATTCCCGGATTTTGGGCGTGTTGAAACAGCGCATATTTTAAAGCATACATTAAATGGCTGTCTTCTTCTTTGGTTTTTTGTAGGGTTTGTAGGATGGGAACAACCATAGTTTTACTATGGTGTCTGATTAAACCTTCAGCGGCAACTCTCCTCACGTGGGCACTTTCGTCTGACAAGCCATGTTCAATCCATTGAAATTCTTGCCGGTTTAAGTTTTGGTATTCACCTAGAATACGAAATGCGTGAACTCGGACGAGTTCCTTTTCACTGGTTAGAGCATTTTCTAGGGTTTGATCCGTTAATTCATTTAATCTAAATAATGCCCATAACACTTGGACATTTTGGATGTCCGGCATCTCTTTGTTTATCGTTAAGTTTTTTAATACAGGAATAGCAGGGATCGGAAATCTATCTACAAGCTCATCTGTTGCCATCATTCGGGTTTGTAGGATTGGGTCAGCTAATTTTTCTATAAGATAATCAAGATCAACAGTTGACCAATCGATTGTAGATTTTTTCGATCCCTTGTATGTAATTTTCCAAATTCTACCACTATTTCTATCCCTTTCAGGATGGTCTAAGGGTACCTCATAATGACCGATGATACTATTGTAAAAGTCTGCGATGTACATGGCGCCATCAGGACCTATCTTTATATCCACAGGCCTAAACCAAGGGTCTTTGCTGACCAAAAAATCTGCTTTTCTGCTAGCTTTTGGAGTGGAGCCGTTGAATGAGATAGTACTTCTACTGATTCTACAGGTAACCACATCACCTGAGTAAAAGCTGTTTTGGTATTCTTCAGGAAATTGATTGTCGGTATAATATACCAGACCGGACAATGCAGTAGAATTAAGCCCATAATCCATCATTGTGGGTGCATGTCCCATATTAGGTTCCATTTTACCCCATTGGGTATAGTTGCCATTTCTTATGATCTGGTAAATAGGCAAGGTATGGCAATCTGCGGAATAATGGTACCCCCATTTGTCCAAGTCAGATCCAAAAGGATTGATTCTTCCATCACTTGTTTTCTCCACATGTTGGCCATCCATTGTAAAGCGGAAAGTATTACCGGACGTCATGGTAATGGAATTGCCATCTTTTCCTGTCACAGTCGATACATTGCTAAAACCATGGGAGGCATGGATCCATCCATCCAGACCTCTAAAAAGATTGTTTACCATACCATGGGTATCTTTAGTCTCGAAAGGTCCTAGGATGATTTCCCTTTTGTCAGCAACATCATCCCCATTGGTGTCATAAAATCGATAGATATTGGGTATACTAAAACCGATGGCACCTCCCTTTATAGGCTGTATTCCTATAGGGATATTAAGGTCATTGGCAAAATCTGTAATTTTATCGGCTTTGCCATCTTGATCGGTGTCTTCCAATATGCTTATTCGGTCTGTACCATTCCCCGGGCCTGCTTTGATTGGGTATTCGGAAGATTGTGTTACCCATAACCTACCTTTTGCATCAAATGCCATATTGATTGGCTTGGTGATCTCCGGCTCAGAAGCAAAGAGAGTAATCTCAAAACCCGGAGGTAAAGTGAACTTGTTTAGCTCTTCAGCAGGGGTTTGGAAAGCGCTAGTCCTAACATGTTCCGCGTAGATAGGATCAGGCTTTTCATCTATATATGCAGTTGGATCTTGTGTCTCTTTCTCAGTTTCCGGGGTCTTGTTTTCTCGTTTACAAGAAAGCAGTGAAAGTGCAATTAGGCAATAGATTAATTGGGGGCTTTTCATTAATTGGAAGAAAATAGTTAGTAATCAACCTTGTTAACTTAAGGTTTATTCTCTAAACAATCAATTAATTATTGCTTTGATTATATGAATGGTGAAATTATTATTCAAATTTACCGGCCTAAATAAAATATTAGTATCTCTGCAGTAGGTTTAACAAATTAAAAAATATTAGTAGGGCTAATGCGGTTTTTTAGTTTTTGTCCTTTAGGGTTTTTAATAAACCCAAGCCGGAGCTAAAAAAGATAAAACCTAAAACCAGACATACAGTTATTATTTTCCAATCACCTTCTTCAGGTACTAAAAATAAATAGGCACCATAAATTAAAGCCGCTAAGCCTAATATAGATAAAAAAGGACCAAATATTTTTTTAAAGTTCATAATGCTTTTTTACCAACCTCTGAGGCAAATATATTGCCAAAAATAAGTGTAAAGGGTTAAAAACAGAATTAACTGATAAACTTAGAGATTTAGGGAGGTCATAACGAAGTTTATTTTTTTTTAAAGCCTAAAGCTACCCTATTAATTCAAAT of the Cyclobacterium marinum DSM 745 genome contains:
- a CDS encoding PVC-type heme-binding CxxCH protein, with product MKSPQLIYCLIALSLLSCKRENKTPETEKETQDPTAYIDEKPDPIYAEHVRTSAFQTPAEELNKFTLPPGFEITLFASEPEITKPINMAFDAKGRLWVTQSSEYPIKAGPGNGTDRISILEDTDQDGKADKITDFANDLNIPIGIQPIKGGAIGFSIPNIYRFYDTNGDDVADKREIILGPFETKDTHGMVNNLFRGLDGWIHASHGFSNVSTVTGKDGNSITMTSGNTFRFTMDGQHVEKTSDGRINPFGSDLDKWGYHYSADCHTLPIYQIIRNGNYTQWGKMEPNMGHAPTMMDYGLNSTALSGLVYYTDNQFPEEYQNSFYSGDVVTCRISRSTISFNGSTPKASRKADFLVSKDPWFRPVDIKIGPDGAMYIADFYNSIIGHYEVPLDHPERDRNSGRIWKITYKGSKKSTIDWSTVDLDYLIEKLADPILQTRMMATDELVDRFPIPAIPVLKNLTINKEMPDIQNVQVLWALFRLNELTDQTLENALTSEKELVRVHAFRILGEYQNLNRQEFQWIEHGLSDESAHVRRVAAEGLIRHHSKTMVVPILQTLQKTKEEDSHLMYALKYALFQHAQNPGILTEMAAKNWSGFEKEMVALIFSDTRSVEAGKFLMEYLRNTSISEEKFLSYLTAVTRSLPAAETAGIIELAKGKMPNIPAFKKAMALNNGTIQKGSNFPNPLKTWNIQISQAIFKTFTSNKSTPKEQELEALKYAVQLSGQLKNKENIPAIKALINNFETKTDLRELGVNALMEIDPASQIGFLEKWLRDANSSIGFRKKIAEAIGKSTSDHALTALGNGLKNTPMELQEHISAQLSISGKGKNQLLKLIQEGYAPARVLKARQVEERFLTGANEKQKLAYEQLTMNLPPISSEKQALIEQRTEAFQSNPEHLVAGKTLFKENCGICHRVGDEGGMIGPQLDGVGNWGVQALATKVLDPNRNISENFRTYTIHLKDGQTKSGLFRREDEQVLVMADQSGTEFTIFKKDIEKQAPSNLTLMPDHFGTTLDQSQFNGLMTYLLNLR